Genomic DNA from Sphaerodactylus townsendi isolate TG3544 linkage group LG14, MPM_Stown_v2.3, whole genome shotgun sequence:
caaaaagagaaacacattttaccatgacatacctctaacgattccagccatagatgcaggtgaaacatttaggagcaaaaactgccagatacCACTCAACACAGAAGACACAGAATAGGCAATTTTAATATTGAAAGTGTTTTAAGATTGCCCTCTTGGGAACATACTTGGGTGGAAATGTGgcaaataaatgtttgaaataaatcaaaattaaggttttttaaaaaaataaccccgCTGTCTTAATCAGTTCTCCATTTCAGGGAAATACACTAACCTTTGCGTGAGAGTTCACATAAATTGGTAAGCCCCAAGGGTCTACGGAAACCAATACTAAGTTAGGAGAATGTGCATTATGAAAGATTATAAACAACGCAAGCTCTCCTTAAGCAAAATAGTTCACGTTCCATCACAACAGGCAATGTAGAGGTGTCATATTATTATTCAAACACAAGGTGGTGCACTAAATAACACAAAACACTTTTAGGATCTCTTCTGGGTCTGCCACAAAGCTGCAGTTTTCACATATAAAGGATCTCAAAGAGCAAACAGCCTTTAATGCAGGCAGAGAGTCTGAAATTTCAGGAGGAAAAACCCACTTCTGTCGGGAACTTAaggaagacagaaaaaagaaCAGATTTTCCTTGGAAAAATACAACAGGCAATCTCTTCTAGCAGCTGCTTTGTCTCTGTGCCTTACAGTTGACTTCAAGGAGGTTGAAACAATGGAAATACTGCACAACAGGCAAGGTTGGTCTTTTTTCTTGTGTCTCTGCATGTGTGGGGCAATATGTGAGTCTTTCCGCTATTCAGtggttgaggaaaagaaaagtgggTCTCTGGTGGCAAATGTGCTACAAGATTTAAAAGCAGATGTAAAGGAGCTTACAGCTCGCAGAGCCAGGCTGGTTCCTGAAGGCATCGAGCAATATTTCCAGCTGGATCCTCACTCTGGGAATGTGTTATTGAAGGAAAGAATAGACAGAGAAGCTCTATATGGTCAGAAGGACACCTGTGTCTTACTCTCAGAGATTGTGCTGGAAAACCCATTGCAAGTGCACGGAATTGAGGTGGAAATAGAGGATGTGAATGACAATTCCCCCCAGTTCTCTAAGAAGGAATTCCTTTTTGAAATATTTGAACATGTATCAACAAATACCCGATTCCCTCTGGAGAATGCTGATGATGCAGacagaggagaaaatgctgttCAGAATTACACTCTTAGTCCAAATGACCATTTTCGGCTGGATGTACAAAGTCACCCTGATGGGACAAAATATGCAGAATTGGTGTTGCAGAAACAATTAGACCGTGAAGAGGAACACCGTTTTGTTCTGATTCTGTCTGTTGTGGATGGCGGGATCCCAAAGAGAACAGGCACGGCACAAATCATCATTGATGTTTTGGATTCAAATGataattttcctgtttttgatAAAAATATGCACAAAGTGAAAATAATGGAAAACAGCCAACCGGGCACACTGGTTGCCAAAGTGGAAGCACATGACCGTGACCTTGGTTCCAATGCAGAGATCACTTATTCCTTCATCCAGGCACCAGATGATATTCAAAGAATGTTCAAGTTAAACAAACATACTGGGGAACTTACTGTTGCAGAGAACATTGATTATGAAATACATCAAAATTATGCAATAAACATCAAAGCTACCGATGGAGGGGGGCTCTCTGCTTACTGCAAAGTCATGGTGGAGGTTGAGGACCGAAATGACAACGCCCCAGAGGTGACCCTCACATCCCTCAGCAGCCCCTTACCAGAAGATTCTCCTCCTGATACACTGGTGGCGCTTTTACGTATCACAGACCGAGACTCTGGAGACAACGGCAGAACTTCTTGCATCACTGAGGCAAATTTACCATTCATGTTGAAACCCTCTGTGAATAATTATTACCAGCTGGTGACCCAGCAGGCCCTAGACCGAGAAAAAGCATCAGAGTACAACATCTCCATCACAGCCATAGACAGGGGCTCTCCCAGGCTCAGTTCCACCACAATAATCAATGTCCAAATCTCAGATGTGAATGATAATGCTCCAGTATTCCACAAATCCTCATATGAAATGCAGTTACTGGAGAATAATATTCCTGGGCTGCTGATAGGTTTGGTGCAAGCCAAGGACCTGGACACAGAGCGGAATGCTAAAGTCATCTATTCACTTTTGCCTGGGAAGGTCAGAGATCAACCCATGTCCTCTTATGTCTCCATCAACTCTGAAACTGGGAATCTTTATGCTATTCGATCTCTGGACTATGAACAGATAAAAGAATTCCAGGTGACTGTGAGGGCTGGGGACAGTGGATCTCCTCCCCTGAGCTCCGAAGTTAAGGTCCGAGTTATTATTGTGGATGAAAACGATAATGCCCCGTTCATCCTGTACCCCCTTCAGAACGGCACTTCCCCATCCAATGACCTAGTTCCCAGGGAGGCCGAGGCTGGCTACCTGGTCACCAAAGTGGTGGCCGTGGACAGAGATTCTGGTCAGAACTCTTGGCTTTCCTATGAGCTGCTGAAGGCCACAGAACCAGGTCTATTCAGTGTGGGAGTCCAGAACGGAGAAGTGAAAACAATGAGGCCCATAAGTAAACGAGACAGCCTCAAACAGAAACTCATCATTGGAATCAGAGACAATGGTCACCCTCCCCAGTCCACCTCTGCAACGCTGAGCATTCTGCTAGTGGATGGCTTCTCTGACCCTTATATGAAAAGTGTGGATGTCCCAAAGGAggaaatggtgcaggaggaagACCAGACCCTGACTATGTATCTGGTCATATGCTTGGCTGTCATCTCAGTCATCTTTCTGGTGTCCATGGTGGGGTTTGTTGCCATCAAGATTCAGAAAAGGCGAAAGTTCATAGCGAGCTCCGccctgaatttcccagtgggaccGAATTTCCCAGAGAACTACGGAGATGCTGGTACTGGATCCCTTTCCCGGGCGTACAACTATGAGGTTTGCCTAGCTGGTGGGTCCCTGAACAGCGAGTTCAAGTTTCTCAGGCCTCTCTTTCCTGTCTTCTCTGTGGAGCCTGCTCAAAATCAGGAGGTTCAAAGGATTTCAAGTGGCTCCCAAGATCTTTCCAGTCATCAAGCAGAAAGTCAGCTCAGGAGTCAGGTGAGAGTATAATTGAGTTTCTATTGAACGGTTAAATATTTTTCACATGGGAATTCATATTTGAATTTGTAACAAAAATCTCTTAGCCACTACCTCGAGTGTGGCCCCCCTCACCCCAGGTCCCCCCAATTAAACACAATTGTTCAGTGTCAGAATCATTCTCAATGAGATGACAAAAactatttttctcttttgttatCGGAAGGGGATTATTAGATCTGTTATTGATTCAGGTATATCTAGTGCAGTTACGCAAAATGATAGGTAACCGAGTATGACTTTAGCCTTTCCTCCTAACTTTGCCTGGCTCTGAGCTGCTTTTGTTTTCTAATCAAGTGAAAGTGATTAAATTGGAAAATATATTTGTGGGAACACAGAGCCATGATTGAAAACTGAAGCTAGAGTCCTccttgtaaaacccaggttgttTTGACAAATTCCAATGAGCATTTCTAGCTTGTACCGGCTGTAGAAATGCTTTTGTAAAGGAGGAAAATAGACTGAGAATCTTTGCTTACTAGTCTCAGATTATTGTTTTGGACAATTATAACAACTCCTTTTAGTTTGCACTATCTGCATATGGAAACTGTGGTGGACTGCTGAATTAGgcgttaattttaaagtgcagttttggCAGAGAAAGAGATCCTAAGCCAGGAGTTAAACCAGAGCTCCACTGGCTGGCTACTGCTGCAGCTGTCTATAGAAGGCCAAAGGGTGGATGTTCATTAGGCAGAGATCAGAGAGGAAGATAGCTTTGCTGCTCAGGAGGCTCTATAGCCAAGTTTTAGCGAAGGACTGGGAAAAGCCAGGCTGTGTTTGTGATACCTGAGATTTAGTACAAAGGGAAACAACCTCACAAAGGTAATACTTATAACACAAGCAGGGCTTGATTTCAGGTCTCTGTAGAGAAAGCACCGAGAGTGGGTTTCAGGTGGgataccccagagcctgctctgtgaagcccagtgtgcctcttcTTAAGTGAAAGGAGTTGGAGATTTAAGTATTTGTCTAGATCTGTGAAAGATTTTCCCTGAAGTAGTTTAGTAGAAGAAAGTTATATCAAAACTGTCAAATAAATCTCAATGTATTCAATAGGTTTTTAAGGCCTAACCAATTATGTTTTGAAACTGTTTCTTAtactttctcttcctccaaagaTG
This window encodes:
- the LOC125443733 gene encoding protocadherin beta-16-like, which translates into the protein MEILHNRQGWSFFLCLCMCGAICESFRYSVVEEKKSGSLVANVLQDLKADVKELTARRARLVPEGIEQYFQLDPHSGNVLLKERIDREALYGQKDTCVLLSEIVLENPLQVHGIEVEIEDVNDNSPQFSKKEFLFEIFEHVSTNTRFPLENADDADRGENAVQNYTLSPNDHFRLDVQSHPDGTKYAELVLQKQLDREEEHRFVLILSVVDGGIPKRTGTAQIIIDVLDSNDNFPVFDKNMHKVKIMENSQPGTLVAKVEAHDRDLGSNAEITYSFIQAPDDIQRMFKLNKHTGELTVAENIDYEIHQNYAINIKATDGGGLSAYCKVMVEVEDRNDNAPEVTLTSLSSPLPEDSPPDTLVALLRITDRDSGDNGRTSCITEANLPFMLKPSVNNYYQLVTQQALDREKASEYNISITAIDRGSPRLSSTTIINVQISDVNDNAPVFHKSSYEMQLLENNIPGLLIGLVQAKDLDTERNAKVIYSLLPGKVRDQPMSSYVSINSETGNLYAIRSLDYEQIKEFQVTVRAGDSGSPPLSSEVKVRVIIVDENDNAPFILYPLQNGTSPSNDLVPREAEAGYLVTKVVAVDRDSGQNSWLSYELLKATEPGLFSVGVQNGEVKTMRPISKRDSLKQKLIIGIRDNGHPPQSTSATLSILLVDGFSDPYMKSVDVPKEEMVQEEDQTLTMYLVICLAVISVIFLVSMVGFVAIKIQKRRKFIASSALNFPVGPNFPENYGDAGTGSLSRAYNYEVCLAGGSLNSEFKFLRPLFPVFSVEPAQNQEVQRISSGSQDLSSHQAESQLRSQVRV